Proteins from a single region of Streptococcus mitis:
- a CDS encoding rhodanese-like domain-containing protein — METSISMADFYEKYQHKNLNLIDVREVHEFQAGHAPGAKNLPLSTLEQGYKELKPDHEYHVICQGGVRSASACHFLSAQGLTVINVEGGMNAWPGQVE; from the coding sequence ATGGAAACTAGTATCAGTATGGCTGACTTTTATGAAAAATATCAACATAAAAATCTAAATCTTATCGATGTTCGTGAAGTACATGAATTCCAAGCAGGACATGCACCAGGTGCAAAAAATCTGCCTTTAAGCACCTTGGAACAAGGCTACAAAGAACTCAAACCTGACCATGAATACCATGTTATCTGTCAAGGTGGAGTGCGTTCTGCCTCTGCCTGTCATTTTCTCAGCGCCCAAGGCCTCACCGTTATCAACGTAGAAGGTGGTATGAATGCTTGGCCTGGGCAAGTAGAATAA
- a CDS encoding FAD-dependent oxidoreductase, translating into MKIIIVGGVAGGMSAATRLRRLMEGAEITIFEKGPFVSFANCGLPYYVSGEIANRDSLLVQTPESLKARFNLDVRPFHEVISISPAEHTVTVRHDGQEFTESYDKLILSPGAKPFVPAIEGLVEAKNAYTLRNVPDLDEIMAALDNHPKEAVVIGAGFIGLEMAENLAKRGLQVTIVEKAPHVLPPLDQEMAAFVQAELLANGVRVITSQSATRFEDQGKIIVLENGQMITSDLTILSVGVEPENGLAKAAGIELGLRGGILVDEHYETSQKDIFAVGDAIVVKQEITGQDALISLASPANRQGRQVADVIAGLGRTNKGSIGTAIVRAFDMTAASTGLSEHILSMNQLPYKALHVSGKDHAGYYPDATDMTLKLLFDPTTGKIYGAQGIGKKGVDKRIDILATAIKGNLTVFDLPELEFTYAPPFGSAKDPVNMLGYAALNLIEGLSDNIQWYQLEDELANGKKFLDVRTSGEFQSGRLKVDTIHIPLNELRERLDELDKNQAYIVSCHSGLRSYIAERILKQAGFTVQNLDGAYSLYKMANPEGVEYGN; encoded by the coding sequence ATGAAAATTATCATTGTCGGAGGAGTTGCAGGCGGTATGTCAGCAGCAACCCGCCTCAGACGTCTCATGGAAGGCGCTGAAATCACTATTTTTGAGAAAGGTCCCTTTGTTTCCTTTGCAAACTGCGGACTTCCTTACTATGTTTCAGGAGAAATTGCAAACCGTGATAGTTTATTGGTCCAAACTCCTGAAAGTCTCAAAGCACGCTTTAATCTGGATGTTCGTCCTTTCCATGAGGTCATCAGCATTTCGCCAGCAGAGCACACTGTGACTGTACGACACGATGGACAGGAATTCACAGAAAGCTATGACAAGCTGATCCTCTCTCCAGGAGCCAAACCATTTGTTCCTGCTATTGAAGGACTAGTAGAAGCTAAGAATGCCTACACGCTCCGCAATGTTCCCGATCTCGATGAAATTATGGCAGCCTTGGACAATCATCCAAAAGAAGCTGTCGTTATCGGTGCAGGCTTTATCGGGCTTGAAATGGCTGAAAATCTGGCAAAACGTGGCTTGCAAGTCACCATCGTGGAGAAAGCTCCCCATGTCTTGCCACCATTAGATCAGGAAATGGCAGCCTTTGTCCAAGCAGAATTACTGGCAAACGGCGTCCGTGTTATCACTTCTCAGTCTGCGACTCGATTTGAAGACCAAGGAAAAATCATCGTTCTAGAAAATGGTCAAATGATCACTTCTGACCTCACTATCCTTTCTGTTGGTGTTGAACCTGAAAATGGACTGGCCAAAGCTGCGGGGATTGAACTGGGACTTAGAGGTGGGATTCTGGTCGATGAACATTACGAAACCAGTCAAAAAGATATTTTTGCAGTTGGGGATGCCATCGTTGTCAAGCAAGAGATTACGGGCCAAGACGCCCTCATCTCTCTCGCTTCTCCTGCCAATCGTCAGGGACGCCAAGTCGCGGACGTCATCGCAGGACTCGGTCGTACAAACAAGGGCAGTATCGGCACTGCTATCGTTCGTGCCTTTGACATGACCGCTGCTTCGACTGGTCTCAGCGAGCATATCCTTAGCATGAATCAACTTCCTTACAAGGCCCTTCATGTCAGTGGGAAAGACCACGCTGGTTATTATCCAGATGCTACTGATATGACCTTGAAGCTCCTCTTTGACCCAACCACTGGAAAAATCTACGGTGCCCAAGGAATTGGGAAGAAAGGTGTTGACAAGCGAATTGATATCCTGGCGACTGCTATCAAGGGAAATCTCACCGTCTTTGACTTACCAGAATTAGAGTTCACCTATGCGCCACCATTTGGCTCTGCCAAGGATCCCGTCAATATGCTGGGCTACGCAGCCTTAAACCTTATCGAAGGTCTCAGCGACAATATTCAATGGTACCAGCTCGAAGACGAACTAGCTAATGGTAAGAAATTCCTAGATGTACGGACAAGTGGCGAATTCCAGAGTGGTCGACTTAAGGTAGACACTATACACATCCCCCTAAACGAACTACGGGAACGCTTGGACGAACTAGATAAGAACCAAGCCTACATCGTTAGCTGCCACAGTGGTTTGCGCAGCTATATCGCAGAGCGTATCCTCAAACAAGCAGGCTTTACCGTCCAAAACCTTGACGGCGCTTATTCACTATACAAAATGGCTAACCCAGAAGGAGTAGAATATGGAAACTAG
- a CDS encoding rhodanese-like domain-containing protein: MFHLLFTKIDSISTSELEAKLREPIQLLDVRTPMEFRRGHIKNAKNVPLTEIGSYTPTTKETLYVICHSGVRSKLAAKKLKKKGYDVINVRGGMSAWTGKVI, from the coding sequence ATGTTTCACTTATTATTTACAAAAATTGACAGTATTTCTACCAGCGAGTTAGAAGCTAAACTCAGAGAACCGATTCAGCTACTGGATGTTCGGACACCAATGGAATTTCGTAGAGGTCATATCAAAAATGCCAAAAATGTTCCTCTAACCGAAATTGGTTCCTACACACCAACAACAAAAGAAACACTCTATGTCATTTGTCATTCTGGTGTGCGAAGCAAACTAGCTGCGAAAAAGCTTAAGAAAAAAGGCTACGATGTCATCAATGTACGAGGCGGTATGAGCGCTTGGACAGGAAAAGTCATCTAG
- a CDS encoding nucleoside phosphorylase, translating to MIQKHAIPILEFDDNPQAVIMPNHEGLDLHLPKKCVYAFLGEEIDCYAREVGADCVGEFVSATKTYPVYVVDYKGEEICLAQAPVGSAPAAQFMDWLIGYGVEQIISTGTCGVLADIEENAFLVPVRALRDEGASYHYVAPSRYMEIQPEAIAAIERVLEAKGIPYKEVITWTTDGFYRETAEKVAYRKEEGCAVVEMECSALAAVAQLRGVLWGELLFTADSLADLDQYDSRDWGSEAFEKALELCLEIASQI from the coding sequence ATGATTCAGAAACATGCGATTCCTATTTTAGAGTTTGATGACAATCCTCAGGCGGTCATCATGCCCAATCACGAGGGGCTGGACTTGCACTTGCCCAAGAAGTGTGTCTATGCATTTTTAGGTGAGGAGATTGACTGCTATGCGAGAGAAGTAGGGGCGGACTGTGTCGGCGAATTCGTTTCTGCCACCAAGACCTATCCAGTCTATGTCGTGGACTATAAGGGCGAGGAAATTTGTCTGGCCCAGGCTCCTGTCGGTTCCGCTCCAGCGGCCCAGTTTATGGATTGGTTGATTGGCTACGGTGTGGAGCAAATCATTTCCACTGGTACCTGTGGTGTGCTAGCTGATATAGAGGAGAACGCCTTTCTAGTCCCGGTTCGGGCTTTACGAGATGAGGGGGCTAGTTACCACTATGTGGCACCTTCTCGTTATATGGAAATTCAGCCAGAGGCTATTGCTGCCATTGAGCGAGTTTTGGAAGCCAAAGGGATTCCCTATAAGGAAGTCATAACCTGGACGACAGATGGCTTTTACCGAGAAACGGCTGAAAAGGTAGCTTATCGCAAGGAGGAAGGCTGTGCTGTTGTGGAGATGGAGTGTTCTGCACTTGCGGCAGTAGCTCAATTGCGTGGCGTTCTCTGGGGAGAGTTGTTGTTTACAGCAGATTCTCTTGCTGACTTGGACCAGTACGACAGTCGTGACTGGGGTTCAGAAGCTTTCGAAAAGGCCTTGGAACTCTGTCTTGAGATAGCTTCTCAGATCTAG
- a CDS encoding TrkH family potassium uptake protein: protein MLFKLFVKKIERALGGLSPARRIFLSFAGVIFIGSLLLSLPFVQASGSQATYFDHLFTTVSMVCVTGLFTQPVATTYNVWGQLICMLLIQIGGLGLMTFIGIFYIQGKQKLSLRSRETIQESFSYGESKSLKSFMRSIFLTTFLVEGLGAFLLSFRFIPEFGWGRGIFTSIFLAISAFCNAGFDNFGSSSLVAFQTDPLINLVIAGLIITGGLGFMVWFDLATQFDKKKKRRLRFHTKLVLFLTAGILLFGTVSTLFTEWHNPGTIGNLSVPEKVLVSFFQTVSMRTAGFASIDYTQARPVTLFIYILQMFLGGAPGGTAGGLKITTFFVLLVFARSELLGLPHANVAQRTIEARTVQKSFSVFIIFLMTFLLGLMLLGITAEGTPRFIYLMFETISALATVGVTANLTPELGKLALSIVMVLMFIGRIGPLTLLVSLADYQPDKKDLIQYMKADISIG, encoded by the coding sequence ATGTTATTTAAATTATTTGTGAAAAAAATTGAAAGAGCCTTGGGCGGACTTTCGCCAGCTCGTCGGATTTTTCTGAGTTTCGCTGGAGTTATTTTTATAGGTTCTCTTCTTTTGAGTTTGCCTTTTGTTCAGGCAAGTGGTTCTCAGGCTACTTATTTTGACCATCTCTTTACGACGGTGTCCATGGTCTGTGTGACTGGTCTTTTTACGCAACCAGTGGCTACTACCTATAATGTCTGGGGGCAGTTGATTTGTATGCTCTTGATACAGATTGGTGGTCTGGGGCTCATGACCTTTATCGGGATTTTTTATATCCAAGGCAAGCAAAAGCTTAGTCTGCGTAGTCGTGAAACCATTCAGGAGAGTTTTAGTTATGGGGAAAGTAAGTCTTTGAAGTCCTTTATGCGGTCTATCTTTTTGACGACTTTTCTGGTGGAGGGCTTGGGTGCCTTTCTACTAAGTTTCCGTTTTATTCCTGAGTTCGGCTGGGGAAGGGGCATTTTTACCTCCATCTTTTTAGCCATTTCAGCCTTTTGTAATGCTGGTTTTGATAATTTCGGCAGTAGCAGTTTAGTGGCTTTTCAGACGGATCCCTTGATCAATCTGGTCATTGCTGGTTTGATTATCACGGGTGGTCTCGGCTTTATGGTCTGGTTTGACTTAGCAACCCAGTTTGATAAGAAGAAAAAACGCCGTCTGCGTTTCCACACCAAGTTGGTTCTCTTCTTGACTGCAGGGATTTTGCTGTTTGGGACAGTATCTACACTCTTTACGGAGTGGCACAATCCAGGAACCATTGGCAATCTCAGCGTTCCAGAGAAAGTGCTGGTTAGCTTTTTCCAAACCGTCAGCATGAGAACAGCTGGCTTTGCCTCTATTGACTACACTCAAGCTCGGCCTGTGACCCTGTTTATCTATATCCTACAGATGTTTCTCGGAGGGGCGCCTGGAGGGACGGCTGGGGGTCTCAAGATTACGACTTTCTTTGTCTTGTTGGTTTTTGCGCGTAGTGAATTGCTGGGCTTGCCTCATGCCAATGTTGCGCAGAGAACCATTGAGGCTCGAACAGTTCAAAAATCCTTTAGTGTCTTCATTATCTTTTTGATGACCTTCTTGTTGGGCTTGATGTTGTTGGGAATTACAGCAGAAGGAACACCGCGATTTATTTACCTCATGTTTGAGACCATTTCAGCCCTTGCGACAGTTGGGGTAACGGCAAATCTGACACCAGAACTGGGCAAGTTAGCTCTCAGCATTGTCATGGTACTCATGTTTATTGGCCGTATCGGTCCCTTGACCTTGCTGGTCAGTCTAGCGGATTACCAGCCTGATAAGAAAGATTTGATTCAGTATATGAAAGCAGATATTAGTATTGGATAA
- a CDS encoding potassium channel family protein, whose amino-acid sequence MSDRTIGILGLGIFGSSVLTALAKQDMNIIAIDDHAERINQFEPVLARGVVGDITDEELLRTAGIDTCDTVVVATGENLESSVLAVMHCKSLGVPRVIAKVKSQTAKKVLEKIGADSVISPEYEMGQSLAQTILFHNNVDVFQLDKNVSIVEMKIPSVWAGQSLSQLDLRGKYNLNVLGFREQENSPLDVQFGPNDLLKADAYILAVINNQYLDDLAELNS is encoded by the coding sequence ATGTCAGATCGTACGATTGGAATTTTAGGTTTGGGGATTTTCGGGAGTAGTGTCCTGACGGCCCTAGCCAAGCAAGATATGAATATTATTGCCATTGACGACCACGCTGAGCGTATCAATCAATTTGAGCCAGTTTTGGCGCGTGGAGTTGTGGGCGATATTACAGATGAGGAACTCCTCAGAACTGCAGGAATTGATACCTGTGATACGGTTGTAGTGGCAACAGGGGAAAATCTAGAGTCGAGTGTGCTTGCAGTTATGCATTGTAAGAGTCTAGGGGTACCAAGGGTTATTGCCAAGGTCAAAAGCCAGACAGCCAAGAAGGTGCTAGAAAAAATCGGTGCTGACTCGGTGATTTCACCTGAGTATGAAATGGGGCAGTCTCTAGCGCAGACCATTCTCTTTCATAACAATGTTGATGTCTTTCAGCTGGATAAAAATGTCTCTATCGTGGAGATGAAGATTCCGAGTGTTTGGGCAGGTCAAAGCCTGAGTCAGCTAGATTTACGTGGTAAATATAACCTCAATGTCCTAGGATTTCGTGAACAAGAAAATTCACCACTGGATGTCCAGTTTGGACCTAATGACCTCTTGAAAGCAGATGCCTATATCTTGGCAGTCATTAACAACCAGTATCTAGATGACTTGGCAGAATTAAATTCGTAA
- a CDS encoding SSURE domain-containing protein, with product MKFNPNQRYTRWSIRRLSVGVASVVVASGFFVLVGQPSSVRADVVNPTPAQVVPDAASVSEKSDLPAEVLKKAVDVALPSEQAESAPKASLDTTSSPEKTDVAAKDQVVAPKEEVQAKPESKKETEDAVKPATNPAPTVSGQDREANEAQPETTPAEVQKGVADNTKDTVDVPATYLDKANFPGPFTAGVNQVIPYEFFAGDGMLTRLILKASDKAPWSDNGSAKNPALPPVEKLGKGLYFYEVDLAGTQGKSDKELLDLLKQNGTQSYKATIKVYGAKDSKADLNNLVATKELNVNLNGLTTPAEVQKGVADNTKDTVDVPASYLDKANFPGPFTAGVNQVIPYEFFAGDGILTRLILKASDKAPWSDNGSAKNPALPPVEKLGKGLYFYEVDLAGTQGKSDKDLLDLLKQNGTQSYKATIKVYGAKDGKADLTNLVATKDLDVNLNGLTTPAEVQKGVADNTKDTVDVPATYLDKANFPGPFTAGVNQVIPYEFFAGDGMLTRLILKASDKAPWSDNGSAKNPALPPVENLGKGLYFYEVDLAGTQGKSDKDLLDLLKQNGTQSYKATIKVYGAKDGKADLTNLVATKELDVNLNGLTTPAEVQKGVADNTKDTVDVPATYLDKANFPGPFTAGVNQVIPYEFFAGDGMLTRLILKASDKAPWSDNGSAKNPALPPVEKLGKGLYFYEVDLAGTQGKSDKDLLDLLKQNGTQSYKATIKVYGAKDGKPDLTNLVATKELTVNLNGYKSLNPMKSQMPAASQDKMMPNKEQDKTMNASQPMVTSSKMSDEGKMASNNKASNPMMADQMKEQKGMLPYTGEAQTSMATLGFFGLALAGLLGGLGLKAKKEENN from the coding sequence ATGAAATTCAATCCAAATCAAAGATATACTCGTTGGTCTATTCGCCGTCTTAGTGTCGGTGTTGCCTCAGTTGTTGTGGCTAGTGGCTTCTTTGTCCTAGTTGGTCAACCAAGTTCGGTGCGTGCCGATGTAGTCAATCCAACCCCTGCTCAAGTCGTACCAGACGCTGCTTCGGTGAGTGAAAAGAGCGACTTACCAGCAGAGGTTCTTAAGAAAGCAGTTGATGTAGCTCTTCCTTCAGAACAGGCAGAGTCAGCACCTAAAGCAAGCTTGGATACTACAAGCTCTCCAGAAAAAACGGATGTAGCTGCTAAAGACCAAGTAGTAGCACCTAAAGAAGAAGTACAAGCAAAACCAGAGTCTAAGAAAGAAACAGAAGATGCGGTTAAACCTGCGACAAATCCTGCGCCTACAGTTTCTGGACAAGACCGTGAAGCAAATGAAGCGCAACCAGAAACTACCCCAGCTGAAGTCCAAAAAGGTGTGGCTGACAATACTAAAGACACAGTAGATGTTCCAGCTACATACTTGGACAAAGCCAACTTCCCAGGTCCATTCACAGCTGGTGTCAACCAAGTCATCCCATATGAATTCTTCGCTGGTGACGGTATGTTGACTCGTCTGATTTTGAAAGCCTCAGACAAGGCTCCATGGTCAGACAATGGTTCAGCTAAAAATCCTGCCCTTCCACCAGTAGAGAAATTGGGCAAAGGCCTTTACTTCTATGAAGTAGATTTGGCAGGCACCCAAGGTAAGTCAGATAAAGAGCTTCTAGACCTCTTGAAACAAAACGGCACTCAAAGCTATAAAGCTACCATCAAAGTGTACGGTGCTAAAGACAGCAAGGCAGATTTGAACAATCTTGTAGCGACTAAAGAATTGAATGTCAATTTGAATGGCTTGACCACTCCAGCTGAAGTTCAAAAAGGTGTGGCTGACAATACTAAAGACACAGTGGATGTCCCAGCTTCTTACTTGGACAAGGCCAACTTCCCTGGCCCATTCACAGCTGGTGTCAACCAAGTAATTCCATACGAATTCTTCGCCGGAGACGGTATATTGACTCGTTTGATTTTGAAAGCATCTGACAAGGCTCCATGGTCAGACAATGGCTCAGCTAAAAATCCTGCCCTCCCACCAGTAGAGAAATTGGGCAAAGGCCTCTACTTCTATGAAGTAGATTTGGCCGGTACCCAAGGCAAATCTGATAAAGATCTTCTTGACCTCTTGAAACAAAACGGCACTCAAAGTTATAAAGCTACTATTAAAGTGTACGGTGCGAAAGATGGTAAGGCTGATTTGACAAATCTCGTAGCGACAAAAGATTTGGATGTCAATTTGAACGGCTTGACTACTCCAGCCGAAGTTCAAAAAGGCGTGGCTGACAATACTAAAGATACAGTGGATGTTCCGGCTACATACTTGGACAAGGCCAACTTCCCAGGTCCATTCACAGCCGGTGTCAACCAAGTCATCCCATACGAATTCTTCGCCGGAGACGGTATGTTAACTCGTTTGATTTTGAAAGCTTCTGACAAGGCCCCATGGTCAGATAATGGTTCAGCTAAAAATCCAGCTCTCCCACCAGTAGAAAACTTGGGCAAAGGCCTCTATTTCTATGAAGTAGATTTGGCAGGAACTCAAGGTAAATCTGACAAAGACCTTCTTGACCTCTTGAAACAAAACGGTACTCAAAGCTACAAGGCAACCATCAAGGTGTACGGCGCAAAAGATGGCAAAGCCGATTTGACAAATCTCGTAGCGACTAAGGAGTTGGATGTCAACTTGAACGGCCTAACTACTCCAGCTGAAGTACAAAAAGGTGTAGCCGATAATACCAAAGACACAGTAGATGTTCCAGCCACTTACTTGGATAAAGCGAATTTCCCAGGTCCATTTACAGCCGGTGTTAACCAAGTTATTCCATACGAATTCTTCGCTGGTGACGGTATGTTGACTCGTCTCATCTTGAAAGCCTCAGACAAGGCTCCATGGTCAGACAACGGTTCAGCTAAAAATCCTGCCCTCCCACCAGTAGAAAAATTGGGCAAAGGCCTTTACTTCTATGAAGTGGACTTGGCCGGCACTCAAGGCAAATCAGATAAAGACTTGTTAGACTTGTTAAAACAAAACGGCACTCAAAGTTACAAGGCAACTATCAAAGTGTACGGTGCAAAAGATGGCAAGCCTGACTTAACTAATTTGGTAGCGACAAAAGAGTTGACAGTGAACTTGAATGGGTATAAGTCTCTCAATCCGATGAAATCGCAAATGCCAGCTGCTAGCCAAGATAAGATGATGCCTAACAAAGAGCAGGACAAAACCATGAATGCTAGCCAGCCTATGGTAACCTCAAGCAAAATGTCTGATGAAGGTAAGATGGCATCTAATAACAAGGCGTCAAATCCAATGATGGCTGATCAAATGAAAGAGCAAAAAGGCATGCTTCCATATACCGGTGAAGCGCAAACATCAATGGCTACTCTTGGATTCTTTGGATTAGCTTTGGCCGGACTTCTAGGTGGCCTCGGTTTGAAAGCTAAAAAAGAGGAAAATAACTAG
- a CDS encoding response regulator transcription factor, translating into MGKTILLVDDEVEITDIHQRYLVQAGYQVLVAHDGVDALEIFKRKAIDLIITDIMMPRMDGYDLISEVQYQSPDQPFLFITAKTSEQDKIYGLSLGADDFIAKPFSPRELVLRVHNILRRLHRGGETEVISLGDLRMNHSSHEVQVGDVALDLTVKSFELLWLLASNPERVFSKTDLYEKVWQEDYVDDTNTLNVHIHALRQELAKHASAATPTIKTVWGLGYKIEKARGSQ; encoded by the coding sequence ATGGGAAAGACAATTTTACTCGTTGACGACGAGGTAGAAATCACAGATATTCATCAACGCTATCTGGTTCAGGCAGGTTATCAGGTTTTGGTGGCTCATGATGGAGTAGATGCCTTAGAAATCTTCAAGCGGAAAGCGATTGATTTGATTATTACAGATATCATGATGCCTCGGATGGATGGTTATGATTTGATTAGTGAGGTTCAGTATCAATCTCCAGATCAGCCTTTTCTCTTTATCACGGCTAAGACTAGCGAGCAGGACAAGATTTATGGCCTGAGCTTAGGGGCAGATGACTTTATTGCCAAGCCCTTTAGCCCACGTGAGCTGGTTTTGCGTGTCCACAATATCTTGCGACGCCTTCATCGAGGAGGTGAGACAGAGGTCATCAGTCTAGGGGATTTACGGATGAATCACAGTAGTCATGAGGTCCAAGTCGGAGATGTGGCGCTTGATTTGACCGTCAAATCCTTCGAACTTCTATGGCTTCTAGCCAGCAATCCAGAGCGGGTTTTCTCTAAGACAGACCTCTATGAAAAGGTCTGGCAAGAAGACTATGTGGATGATACCAATACCTTGAATGTTCATATTCATGCTCTTCGACAGGAGTTGGCTAAACATGCCAGTGCAGCAACACCGACCATCAAAACCGTCTGGGGCTTGGGCTACAAAATTGAGAAAGCACGAGGTAGTCAATGA
- a CDS encoding sensor histidine kinase, which yields MKLKSYILVGYVISTLLTIIVVFWAIQRMLIEEREIYFLVGMTLVASFIGAGISLFLLSPVFTSLGKLKEHAKRVADKDFPANLEVQGPMEFQQLGQAFNEMSHDLQATFDSLEESEREKGLMIAQLSHDIKTPITSIQATVEGILDGVIKEGEQAHYLATIGRQTERLNKLVEELNFLTLNSARNQIETNSKDSIFLDQLLIECMSEFQFLIEQEERDVHLQVIPESARIEGDYAKLSRILVNLVNNAFKYSAPGTKLEVVAKLDNNQLSISVTDEGQGIAPEDLENIFKRLYRVETSRNMKTGGHGLGLAIARELAHQLGGEITVSSQYGLGSTFTLLLNLSGNENKA from the coding sequence ATGAAATTAAAAAGTTACATTTTAGTGGGGTATGTCATTTCAACACTCCTAACGATTATCGTGGTTTTTTGGGCCATCCAGCGAATGTTAATTGAAGAAAGAGAAATTTATTTCCTAGTGGGTATGACTCTAGTGGCTAGTTTTATCGGTGCTGGGATTAGTCTCTTTCTCCTATCGCCGGTCTTTACTTCATTGGGCAAACTCAAGGAACATGCCAAGCGGGTAGCGGACAAGGACTTTCCTGCAAATCTGGAGGTTCAAGGTCCTATGGAATTTCAGCAGTTAGGCCAAGCCTTCAATGAAATGTCCCATGATTTGCAGGCGACCTTTGATTCCTTGGAAGAAAGTGAACGAGAAAAGGGCTTGATGATTGCCCAGCTATCGCATGATATCAAGACCCCCATCACTTCGATCCAAGCGACGGTAGAAGGGATTTTGGACGGGGTTATCAAGGAGGGAGAACAAGCCCATTATCTAGCAACCATTGGACGCCAGACAGAAAGACTCAATAAACTGGTTGAGGAATTGAATTTTTTGACCCTAAACTCAGCTAGAAATCAGATAGAAACTAATAGTAAAGACAGCATTTTTCTAGATCAGCTCTTGATTGAGTGCATGAGTGAATTTCAGTTCTTGATTGAGCAGGAGGAACGAGACGTCCACTTGCAGGTAATCCCAGAGTCTGCCCGGATTGAGGGAGATTATGCCAAACTTTCTCGTATCTTGGTGAATCTGGTCAATAATGCTTTTAAATACTCAGCTCCAGGAACCAAGCTGGAAGTGGTGGCTAAGCTGGATAATAACCAGCTTTCAATCAGTGTGACCGATGAAGGGCAGGGCATTGCTCCAGAGGACTTGGAGAATATTTTCAAACGCCTTTATCGTGTAGAAACTTCGCGCAATATGAAAACAGGTGGTCATGGCTTAGGCCTTGCAATTGCGCGTGAATTGGCCCATCAATTGGGTGGAGAAATCACAGTCAGCAGCCAGTACGGCCTCGGAAGCACCTTTACCCTCCTTCTCAACCTCTCTGGCAATGAAAATAAAGCCTAA
- the rpsD gene encoding 30S ribosomal protein S4 — protein sequence MSRYTGPSWKQARRLGLSLTGTGKELARRNYVPGQHGPNNRSKLSEYGLQLAEKQKLRFTYGVGEKQFRNLFVQATKIKGGILGFNFMLLLERRLDNVVYRLGLATTRRQARQFVNHGHILVDGKRVDIPSYRVTPGQVISVREKSLKVPAILEAVEATLGRPAFVSFDAEKLEGSLTRLPERDEINPEINEALVVEFYNKML from the coding sequence ATGTCACGTTATACAGGACCATCTTGGAAACAAGCTCGTCGCCTTGGCCTTTCACTTACAGGTACAGGTAAAGAATTGGCACGTCGTAACTACGTACCAGGACAACACGGACCAAACAACCGTTCTAAATTGTCAGAATACGGTTTGCAATTGGCTGAAAAACAAAAACTTCGTTTCACTTACGGTGTAGGTGAAAAACAATTCCGTAACTTGTTCGTACAAGCTACAAAAATCAAAGGCGGAATCCTAGGTTTCAACTTCATGCTTCTTTTGGAACGTCGTTTGGATAACGTTGTTTACCGTCTTGGTCTTGCGACTACTCGTCGTCAAGCTCGTCAATTCGTAAACCACGGTCACATCCTTGTTGACGGAAAACGCGTTGATATCCCATCATACCGCGTAACTCCAGGTCAAGTGATCTCAGTTCGTGAAAAATCATTGAAAGTTCCAGCTATCCTTGAAGCAGTAGAAGCTACTCTTGGACGTCCAGCATTCGTATCATTTGACGCTGAAAAATTGGAAGGTTCATTGACTCGCTTGCCAGAACGCGACGAAATCAACCCAGAAATCAACGAAGCACTTGTCGTTGAATTCTACAACAAAATGCTTTAA